The following are encoded together in the Arcticibacterium luteifluviistationis genome:
- a CDS encoding glutamine synthetase beta-grasp domain-containing protein, whose protein sequence is MAKIKLEYIWLDGYFPTQNLRSKTKVEEHENFKGTLEEIGNWSFDGSSTRQAEGGSSDCLLVPVAIYPDPDRINGYLVMTEVMNADGTPHVSNGRATIDDDDNDFWFGFEQEYFIMDTATGLPLGFPIGGYPAPQGMYYCSVGGKNTHGRDLVERHADLCIDAGLNFEGINQEVASGQWEFQLFAKGAKLAGDELWIARYLLDRLTEQYGYYIEYHPKPLGKDMDWNGSGMHANFSNTTLRTCGDKDVYATICEAFRPLVKEHIAVYGEFNDQRLTGLHETAAITDFSWGISDRGASIRIPLIAVEKGWKGWLEDRRPASNGDPYKIAGRIIKTVKSAKV, encoded by the coding sequence ATGGCAAAAATTAAATTAGAGTACATTTGGCTCGACGGTTACTTCCCTACTCAAAATCTAAGAAGTAAAACTAAAGTAGAAGAACACGAAAACTTTAAAGGTACCTTAGAAGAAATAGGTAACTGGTCTTTTGACGGTTCTTCAACACGTCAAGCTGAAGGTGGCTCATCTGACTGTTTATTGGTTCCTGTTGCAATCTATCCTGATCCAGATCGTATCAATGGATACTTGGTTATGACAGAGGTTATGAATGCTGATGGAACTCCCCACGTTTCTAACGGTAGAGCAACAATTGATGATGATGACAATGATTTCTGGTTCGGATTTGAGCAAGAGTATTTTATCATGGATACTGCTACAGGACTTCCTTTAGGATTCCCTATTGGTGGCTATCCTGCTCCTCAAGGAATGTACTACTGTTCTGTAGGTGGAAAAAACACACACGGAAGAGATTTAGTAGAAAGACATGCTGATTTATGTATCGATGCTGGTTTGAACTTTGAAGGTATTAATCAAGAAGTGGCTAGTGGACAGTGGGAATTTCAATTGTTCGCAAAAGGAGCCAAATTAGCTGGTGACGAATTGTGGATAGCGAGATATCTTTTAGATAGATTAACAGAGCAATATGGTTACTATATCGAGTATCACCCAAAACCATTAGGAAAAGACATGGACTGGAATGGTTCAGGTATGCATGCTAACTTCTCTAATACTACTTTAAGAACATGTGGTGATAAAGATGTTTATGCTACCATTTGTGAAGCATTTAGACCATTAGTAAAAGAGCATATTGCTGTTTACGGTGAGTTTAACGACCAACGTTTAACTGGATTACACGAAACTGCAGCCATTACAGATTTCTCTTGGGGAATTTCTGATAGAGGAGCATCTATTCGTATCCCTCTAATTGCGGTTGAGAAAGGATGGAAAGGTTGGTTAGAAGACAGAAGACCTGCATCTAACGGAGATCCTTACAAAATTGCTGGTAGAATTATCAAAACAGTAAAAAGTGCTAAGGTTTAA
- the mtaB gene encoding tRNA (N(6)-L-threonylcarbamoyladenosine(37)-C(2))-methylthiotransferase MtaB has protein sequence MKKVAFYTLGCKLNYSETSTIGRMFEEKGYAKVDFSEKPDIFIINTCSVTDNADKKCRKIVREANAINPDGYVAIIGCYAQLKPTEISEIPGVDAVLGAAEKFRLLDLLGDFVKEPSDSNVITTGKVFASEIDEHDLDYHTSYSLNDRTRTFLKVQDGCDYPCTYCTIPLARGKSRSDTVANIVKAAEDIASNGVKEIVLTGVNIGDFGLRNGIREETFLDLIKALDQVRGIERFRISSIEPNLLSNEAIEFVAKSKRFVPHFHIPLQSGSPEVLRLMKRRYKKDLYIDRVKQIKSLMPDCCIGVDVIVGHPGETEERFLETYNYINELDVSYLHVFSYSERANTEAVAIHPKVSKQDKSKRSKMLHILSEKKKRAFYESQIGKTKSVLFEDDVEEGQMHGWTENYVRITAKYDPLLINTTKEVSLTSFNDKGLVEVSETDLVFEKH, from the coding sequence ATGAAGAAAGTAGCATTTTATACATTAGGCTGTAAGTTAAATTACTCAGAGACCTCTACCATCGGTAGAATGTTTGAAGAGAAAGGCTACGCCAAAGTTGACTTCTCAGAGAAGCCAGATATATTTATTATCAATACTTGTTCTGTAACAGACAACGCCGATAAGAAATGTAGGAAGATAGTGCGAGAAGCTAACGCCATTAACCCTGATGGTTATGTGGCTATCATTGGCTGCTACGCACAATTAAAACCAACAGAGATTTCTGAAATACCTGGAGTAGATGCCGTTTTAGGTGCTGCTGAAAAATTTAGATTGCTAGACCTTCTTGGAGATTTTGTAAAAGAACCTTCGGATTCAAATGTTATAACTACGGGTAAGGTTTTCGCCTCAGAAATTGACGAGCACGACTTAGACTATCATACCTCCTACTCTTTAAATGACCGTACTCGTACTTTCCTTAAGGTGCAAGACGGTTGTGATTACCCTTGCACGTACTGTACCATACCGCTAGCACGAGGAAAGAGCCGTTCTGACACAGTGGCTAACATTGTAAAAGCAGCCGAAGATATCGCTTCAAATGGCGTTAAAGAAATAGTTTTAACTGGTGTCAATATTGGAGACTTCGGCTTAAGAAACGGAATAAGAGAAGAAACATTTTTAGATTTAATAAAGGCTTTAGACCAAGTAAGAGGAATTGAAAGGTTCCGTATTTCTAGCATAGAGCCAAATCTTCTTAGCAATGAAGCCATAGAATTTGTGGCAAAGTCAAAACGATTTGTTCCTCATTTTCATATTCCGCTTCAATCTGGTAGTCCAGAGGTTTTAAGGCTCATGAAGCGACGCTATAAGAAAGACCTATACATTGACCGAGTAAAGCAAATAAAGTCGCTGATGCCTGACTGCTGTATTGGTGTAGATGTGATAGTAGGTCATCCGGGCGAGACAGAAGAAAGATTCCTAGAAACTTATAATTATATAAATGAGTTGGACGTAAGTTACCTGCATGTTTTCTCTTACTCTGAGAGAGCAAATACGGAGGCGGTAGCTATTCACCCTAAAGTAAGTAAGCAAGACAAGTCTAAACGTTCTAAAATGCTTCATATCCTATCGGAGAAAAAGAAAAGAGCATTTTACGAGAGTCAAATAGGCAAAACCAAAAGTGTTTTATTTGAAGATGATGTGGAAGAAGGACAAATGCATGGCTGGACGGAAAATTATGTAAGAATTACCGCCAAATATGACCCACTTCTTATCAATACCACCAAAGAGGTTTCTTTGACAAGTTTTAATGATAAAGGACTGGTAGAAGTATCTGAAACAGACTTAGTTTTTGAGAAGCATTAA